One window from the genome of Saccharicrinis carchari encodes:
- a CDS encoding DMT family transporter: MTAYFGEMVALATAFCWTITSISFEWAGKKVGSLPLNLIRLVLAFLFISIFSYFRLGLFFASDAPPETWGWLALSGIIGLFIGDLLLFQAFVLIGARVSMLIMALTPPIAAFFGWLILNEQMTPSQLIGMTVTIMGIAMVILAKEKNQKTVQIRYPVKGILMAFGGAVGQGLGLVVSKLGMKDYDPFLATQIRIIAGAAAYIALFFVFSKWKPVFTALHNKKAMIGISTGSFFGPFLGVSFSLLAVQHTTTGIVSTIMSIVPVLIIIPSIIVFKEKVSLKEVAGAVIAFGGVVMFFVF, from the coding sequence ATGACCGCGTACTTTGGCGAAATGGTTGCACTTGCCACGGCCTTTTGCTGGACCATAACATCGATCTCGTTTGAGTGGGCCGGAAAAAAAGTAGGCTCTCTCCCACTTAACTTAATAAGGCTGGTATTGGCTTTCCTGTTCATCAGCATTTTTTCGTATTTCAGGTTAGGTTTATTTTTTGCCTCTGATGCTCCTCCTGAAACATGGGGATGGCTGGCATTGAGCGGCATCATCGGTTTATTTATTGGTGACTTACTTCTGTTTCAGGCCTTTGTGCTTATCGGCGCGAGAGTATCAATGCTTATAATGGCCCTAACTCCGCCCATTGCAGCCTTTTTTGGATGGCTCATCCTTAACGAGCAAATGACCCCAAGCCAACTGATAGGCATGACCGTTACTATAATGGGCATTGCCATGGTTATACTGGCCAAAGAAAAGAATCAGAAAACCGTACAAATTCGTTATCCGGTAAAAGGAATTTTAATGGCTTTTGGAGGTGCCGTTGGCCAGGGGCTGGGACTGGTGGTTTCAAAACTGGGCATGAAAGACTATGATCCATTCCTCGCCACTCAAATAAGAATTATAGCAGGTGCAGCAGCTTACATAGCTCTGTTTTTTGTATTTAGTAAATGGAAGCCCGTATTTACTGCCTTGCATAACAAAAAGGCCATGATAGGAATTTCTACAGGCTCCTTTTTTGGCCCTTTCCTGGGGGTGTCATTTTCTTTACTGGCCGTGCAACACACAACCACCGGCATCGTTTCAACCATTATGTCCATCGTCCCGGTATTAATCATCATCCCTTCCATCATTGTTTTCAAAGAAAAAGTTAGCCTAAAAGAAGTGGCCGGAGCCGTAATTGCTTTTGGGGGCGTGGTGATGTTTTTTGTGTTTTAA
- a CDS encoding glycosyltransferase family 4 protein has protein sequence MSDLLIKLLIPLAGLVSFAMVFLSIPTILRVAESKNLYDEPNKRTAHKIRIPTLGGLAIFLSFLFTYSLFSDWFSFTQIPFLIPALLIIFSIGIKDDIMVTAPMIKLFGQILAAFIIVGWGDLRITSFHGFFGLEPNYLTSISISVLLFVFILNGFNLIDGVDGLAAITGMVSITSFSVWFYINGNYHIPVFSAALIGALLAFSYFNIFSKRQKIFMGDTGSLLLGFLLAVVAIRFAEFNKPINAAALKYQMNSAPAVVLAVLIVPVIDTLRVFVFRISKGNSPFAADKNHIHHRMLTLGFSHFHISLIIGAINLAFVVLAFSLRNLGTLRLSLLILFLGILCAYLPAFFIARKKKKLLKTKIQNRHNK, from the coding sequence ATGAGTGATTTATTAATCAAGCTGCTTATCCCATTAGCCGGTCTCGTATCCTTTGCGATGGTATTTCTTTCAATACCTACTATTTTGCGCGTGGCCGAATCGAAAAACCTATATGATGAGCCCAACAAAAGAACGGCACATAAAATCAGAATCCCTACTCTTGGCGGACTGGCCATATTTTTGAGCTTTTTGTTCACTTATTCGCTCTTTTCCGATTGGTTTAGTTTTACCCAAATTCCTTTTTTGATTCCTGCACTGCTCATTATATTTTCAATTGGCATAAAAGACGACATCATGGTTACGGCGCCCATGATAAAGCTTTTTGGGCAAATTTTGGCAGCTTTTATTATCGTTGGATGGGGCGATCTACGCATCACATCGTTCCACGGTTTCTTTGGCCTCGAACCCAATTATCTCACAAGCATATCAATTAGCGTATTGCTTTTTGTTTTTATATTAAACGGTTTTAATTTAATCGACGGCGTAGATGGCCTGGCTGCCATCACCGGCATGGTATCTATTACTTCTTTTTCTGTATGGTTCTATATCAACGGCAACTATCACATCCCCGTATTTTCCGCAGCTCTAATAGGAGCCTTACTGGCTTTTTCCTATTTTAATATTTTCTCGAAACGACAAAAAATATTCATGGGCGATACGGGATCGCTATTGCTCGGCTTTTTACTCGCTGTGGTGGCTATTCGATTTGCCGAGTTCAATAAACCCATTAATGCCGCGGCGTTAAAGTACCAAATGAATTCGGCACCTGCTGTGGTGCTGGCAGTTTTAATTGTTCCGGTAATAGATACCTTGCGTGTTTTTGTTTTTAGAATATCCAAAGGTAACTCCCCCTTTGCAGCCGACAAAAACCATATACATCATCGCATGCTCACATTGGGCTTCAGCCATTTTCATATATCGCTTATTATAGGCGCCATAAACCTTGCTTTTGTAGTACTTGCTTTTAGTTTGCGTAATCTGGGCACACTGCGTTTATCCTTGCTAATTCTATTTTTGGGTATACTATGCGCCTATCTGCCGGCTTTTTTTATTGCCCGTAAAAAAAAGAAACTACTTAAAACTAAAATACAAAACCGCCACAATAAATGA
- a CDS encoding hybrid sensor histidine kinase/response regulator gives MPDNKRVNNKKNLDLSFEIFNSSDLGFVAYNKKGIIHAVNTQLCLYSDLTKDKLIGKNINDVLNFYDSYSGQKICFATLCNNEQSYAEGIVHSFIFISEKGVEYKVEAQVNATEDNSTNFSGYLLSIENQNNHYSSHSESADREYMLSLATKNGKIAIWKYDLGTQQFKIDPFFKTIIEDTDIDIRYLNLSWLLNYIHPSYREDAEKEFTHFIIGKSATYESTFKIELDNNRYKWLLSTGIFSEWDMEGNPVTVVGYFQDVTGRKNREIKMQEQQSLLKATIESTTSGIVVIDKNNHVVLKNQMLCKLWKIPSTTLLESKADFEKMVKEKISDNTLSRQITKENIILSDSKVNIEIVLKDGRYLDCFSGPQIMDNTIVDRIWSFRDITKRKLSEIELHRAKELAEAANKTKSSFLANMSHEIRTPLNAILGFSEILERKILDTSLHHYLSSITKSGKTLLSLLNEILDLSKIEAGKLKLQLTEVNIKELFAEINKIFQVQAQEKGLAFEIIEKCPTPKTILIDDLRLKQVLINVIGNAIKFTSSGFVQVSYHIQQLSDDTHKLLIAVTDSGIGIESAQIDYIFDDFRQPDDQDNRLYEGTGLGLAISDRLVKLMGGFIDVKSKLNRGSIFTIKIPNITVLDSETGLPREVQFDTDRIQFYPSKILLVDDREIDRQVLKGLLKPYQLEIHEAINGIQAIEMAKKIVPDLILMDIKMPLMGGSEAMQILKNNIQLKHIPVIAITATSDLKNIKTSIKGFSFFISKPIHLNELLIVLSWHLKHKKSKSVRKKQSLPFTLPPIENMEEINQQLKQLILPLIKEIKELHSSVKIKMLIQSLDNTAQQFNLDYLKTVALNITQNSSNFDFEGIDKNMEALIEYCKAIDTANNTKQDNIK, from the coding sequence ATGCCTGACAATAAAAGAGTAAACAACAAAAAGAATCTGGATCTGAGTTTTGAAATATTCAATTCGTCGGACTTAGGCTTTGTTGCCTACAATAAAAAAGGGATAATACATGCTGTAAATACGCAATTATGTTTGTATTCAGACCTTACCAAAGATAAGTTAATAGGCAAGAATATAAATGACGTACTTAATTTTTACGACAGCTATAGTGGCCAAAAAATTTGTTTCGCTACCCTCTGTAACAATGAGCAAAGTTATGCTGAAGGCATTGTACACTCCTTTATTTTTATATCCGAAAAAGGAGTTGAATATAAGGTAGAAGCACAAGTAAATGCCACAGAAGATAATAGCACCAATTTTAGCGGATATTTACTGAGTATCGAAAATCAAAACAATCATTATTCTTCGCATTCGGAAAGTGCCGACCGGGAATATATGCTTTCACTGGCAACAAAAAACGGTAAAATTGCCATATGGAAATACGATTTAGGCACACAACAATTCAAGATAGATCCTTTTTTTAAAACCATTATTGAAGATACGGACATCGACATACGGTACCTTAACCTATCATGGTTGCTTAACTATATCCACCCTTCCTATAGGGAAGATGCCGAAAAAGAGTTTACCCATTTTATTATTGGTAAGAGTGCCACTTACGAATCGACTTTTAAAATAGAATTGGATAACAACAGGTACAAATGGTTGTTGAGCACAGGTATTTTTTCCGAATGGGATATGGAGGGTAATCCCGTTACCGTAGTAGGTTATTTTCAGGATGTTACCGGAAGGAAAAACAGGGAAATAAAAATGCAGGAGCAACAATCGCTGCTTAAAGCTACCATTGAATCTACAACCTCAGGCATTGTTGTTATCGACAAAAACAACCATGTTGTACTGAAAAACCAGATGCTATGTAAACTATGGAAAATACCCTCCACCACATTATTGGAAAGCAAAGCCGATTTTGAAAAAATGGTGAAGGAGAAAATTAGCGACAACACCCTGTCCCGGCAAATAACAAAAGAAAATATAATATTAAGCGACAGCAAGGTGAATATCGAAATTGTGTTGAAAGATGGCAGGTACCTTGATTGTTTTTCGGGACCACAGATTATGGACAACACAATTGTAGATCGCATATGGAGTTTTCGCGACATCACCAAGCGTAAACTCTCCGAAATAGAGCTCCATCGTGCCAAAGAACTGGCCGAAGCAGCCAATAAAACAAAAAGCTCCTTTTTGGCCAACATGAGCCACGAAATAAGAACACCCCTAAATGCCATATTGGGCTTTTCGGAGATATTGGAAAGGAAAATTTTAGATACAAGTTTACATCACTACCTTTCTTCCATCACAAAAAGTGGTAAAACACTATTATCCCTACTCAACGAAATATTAGATTTATCAAAAATTGAAGCCGGTAAACTTAAATTACAACTAACAGAGGTAAATATAAAAGAATTATTTGCCGAAATAAATAAAATATTTCAGGTGCAAGCCCAGGAAAAAGGCCTTGCCTTTGAGATAATTGAAAAATGCCCTACCCCAAAAACCATATTAATAGATGACCTCCGTTTAAAACAAGTGCTCATCAACGTTATTGGCAATGCCATAAAATTCACTTCCTCGGGTTTTGTACAGGTAAGCTATCATATTCAGCAGCTTAGCGACGACACACATAAGCTGCTCATTGCGGTTACCGATTCGGGTATAGGGATTGAGTCGGCTCAAATAGATTATATTTTTGACGACTTCAGGCAGCCCGACGATCAGGACAACCGACTTTACGAAGGCACCGGGTTGGGGCTGGCCATAAGTGATAGGTTAGTTAAATTAATGGGTGGATTTATAGATGTAAAAAGCAAGCTAAACCGAGGCAGTATTTTTACGATTAAAATACCCAACATAACTGTTTTAGACAGCGAAACCGGATTACCACGGGAGGTACAATTCGACACCGATAGGATTCAGTTTTATCCATCTAAAATATTGCTGGTTGACGACAGAGAAATTGACCGGCAGGTTTTAAAAGGATTACTGAAACCCTATCAGCTCGAAATTCATGAAGCCATTAACGGGATACAGGCAATTGAAATGGCAAAAAAAATAGTGCCCGATCTTATATTGATGGATATTAAAATGCCTTTAATGGGCGGTAGCGAAGCAATGCAAATATTAAAAAACAATATTCAGTTAAAGCACATCCCGGTAATTGCAATTACGGCTACTTCGGATTTAAAAAACATTAAAACCAGTATCAAAGGATTTAGTTTTTTTATATCAAAACCCATTCATCTAAACGAATTACTCATTGTTTTATCGTGGCATCTTAAACATAAAAAAAGTAAGTCTGTCCGTAAAAAACAATCCCTACCCTTTACCTTGCCGCCCATTGAGAATATGGAGGAAATAAATCAACAACTTAAACAGTTGATACTGCCCTTGATAAAGGAAATTAAAGAACTACATTCCTCGGTAAAAATAAAAATGCTCATACAAAGCCTGGATAACACTGCACAGCAATTCAACCTTGATTATCTAAAAACAGTAGCTTTAAATATAACACAGAATTCGAGCAATTTTGATTTTGAAGGAATCGATAAAAATATGGAGGCGCTGATAGAATATTGCAAGGCCATAGATACCGCCAACAACACCAAACAGGATAACATAAAATAA
- a CDS encoding ATP-binding response regulator — MEKKGRILVVDDNPKNIQLLGNILNDNHYDLEVALGGKEALQWLRHDKFDLILLDIMMPEINGFEVCEIIRQDPENNIMPIIYLSAKNDKESTVQGFNVGGQDFISKPFDTSELLARVSTHIELKKSKERLLNTNRDLEQKVRERTLELEESNKRLQALTQTKDKFLSFIGREIASPLNDINRVVNLIKHSAESSRMSETINLLEHSTVNLAFIVKMASQITQINNNENIEFQEFYLNGLIEHILLQEDGLIDSKNLNPVCEIDDSIKLKANKDLIKNSFLGILDTIFKHIEHDSRIHIYLNILQHKKELVMTFNPPNWDCKDTNTMPEETLLYFSYADLVMDFHQGTFEIKQDTKASMSFVWTFNS, encoded by the coding sequence ATGGAGAAAAAAGGCAGGATACTGGTGGTGGACGACAATCCAAAAAACATACAATTATTAGGCAATATTCTAAACGACAACCATTATGATTTAGAGGTGGCATTGGGTGGTAAAGAAGCACTACAATGGCTTCGCCACGATAAATTTGATTTAATTTTATTGGATATCATGATGCCCGAAATAAACGGTTTTGAAGTTTGTGAGATCATACGACAAGATCCGGAAAACAACATTATGCCCATTATATACCTCTCGGCAAAAAACGATAAAGAAAGCACCGTGCAAGGCTTTAATGTTGGTGGACAAGATTTTATTTCGAAACCTTTTGACACTTCGGAGCTCCTGGCAAGGGTATCTACCCACATAGAATTAAAAAAAAGCAAAGAAAGATTATTGAATACCAACCGGGATTTGGAACAAAAAGTAAGGGAACGTACGCTGGAACTCGAAGAATCAAACAAACGTTTACAGGCTTTAACGCAAACCAAAGACAAGTTTTTATCTTTTATAGGACGAGAAATAGCCTCGCCACTGAATGACATTAATAGGGTGGTTAATCTGATTAAACATTCGGCGGAATCGTCGCGCATGTCGGAAACCATAAATTTACTGGAACATTCTACGGTTAACCTTGCCTTTATTGTAAAAATGGCCAGTCAGATTACCCAAATAAACAACAACGAAAATATTGAATTCCAAGAGTTTTATCTTAACGGCCTAATTGAACATATACTTTTACAAGAGGATGGGTTAATTGACAGCAAAAACCTGAACCCCGTGTGTGAGATAGATGACAGCATTAAATTAAAAGCCAACAAAGATTTAATAAAAAACTCTTTTTTGGGAATTTTAGATACAATTTTCAAACATATTGAACACGATTCACGTATCCATATTTATTTAAATATATTACAACATAAAAAAGAGCTTGTAATGACCTTTAATCCTCCCAATTGGGACTGTAAAGATACAAATACAATGCCCGAAGAAACCTTGCTGTATTTTTCGTATGCCGATTTGGTAATGGATTTTCATCAAGGTACGTTTGAAATAAAACAAGATACCAAAGCGTCCATGTCGTTTGTATGGACATTTAATAGTTAA
- a CDS encoding PKD domain-containing protein, whose amino-acid sequence MNKHLRFFSFHFIVIFSFIHVNSQVVVNFTSKTQEGCVPLQVNFVNKTPNEGNLTYLWDFGDGNTSTEPNPHYTYTSVGRYTVSLTVTDGDNSQSLTKENFIHIYDAPVVSFTPDSPTEQCAPFDIHFISHISSTTTNDNYLWDFGDGIFSTDPNPVHTFQQPGIYSVTLIYTDKNGCISKTSIDELIIAKKPTAIFEVKERFSCKGILNTQFNNQSYGIGDLSYKWDFGDQQFSHQQSPAHQYTQAGSYDVSLTVTDDLGCSDSIVFKELIEVSNTLAGFTLIADTVCPNTPVLFTNTSINNRINKWDFGDGKNSTEINPSHIYTQPGDYVVELVIENYECTSRTTALIHVEEVKADFTISDSFACQVPVDITYNATGDPMESYNWIFGKDETSDQKTPMHTYTSSEELSKHKKQNHTTTLIVTSKHGCKAKVVKKDVLQIVLPQVKITSDRPTSGCTPIDIKFDHTITYDTPLDHISGITWKTDKGDPSTEDAFHYTYNEVGKYNVYLSATTERGCTANSSITISAGQKVEADFKVKDKNIFCASEAVEFIDITNNAPLFDDIVWDFGDGMKSEMGIPMHHYTDTGYMDVKLQVTHNGCISSTKKDKAVYIKGPIAKYSRIQNCDSPYTADFTIDLIDADSYTCYFDDGDSIVNAGTNFSHTYTQKGIYAVVLKAHKAGSTCSFSYHNNILISDPQAVFDTTGTGPCANTALRFDASQSSDAASFDFNGMYKKYLWDFGDNTTVEFSDDPIVHKYKHKGTFVAQLVVKDRNNCTDTLRKEIKIFNPLSKFTNDYVDGCMPVKYQFNNLSEHELPITRWEWDFGDGTTSNQENPTHEYQAFGNYNVRLSLTNEKGCTSSMLLKNEIKVIDPHAAFTVSKLNACINDTLLFWDRSKSNVSDFLWDFGDGNQSTLRNPKHVYSHPGIYDVSLTITDHHGCELKHTEPSYINTEAPPVAQFTSNQQESNCYPFPVLFSNETNYSKPGTQKWMFGDNLDGSTLSKPQHIYTKPGNYQVSLIAYSANGCADTLTKADFIRVKGPYAEIALPDTACFNSELTFGVKNENNLSSVVWDFRDGSISTDLESKHRYKQSGYLYPLLLLKSDSKFECNKIITDTIFIREQVKAKFIYPDDNNSGCIPFNMRVINQSENAVNYQWQSGNGMESNEASPSFVYKTNGTYPLKLVAKDSFGCSDTLVDAITAHPLPTITTSPDTFICVGNNLLLQAYGGIAYRWDHSPYLDDLNIDAPIANPVKNTTFRVSVTDQNSCVNKDSVRVTVQQIPVLEPIDTTIIIGETVQLNLYRNNIKTYTWEDAPGISCTNCPNPILSPLNSTEYMVSVTDTSNCFTEVYKAKVKVEKKYSVDVPTAFTPNNDNINDIIYVKGWGLKKLVYFRVFNRLGQIVFETDNLKKGWDGKFKGNPQIADTYNYVVKVVTYNDDMLEKKGSFNLLR is encoded by the coding sequence ATGAATAAACATCTTCGTTTTTTTTCTTTTCATTTCATTGTTATTTTTTCGTTTATTCACGTAAACTCTCAAGTCGTTGTCAACTTTACGTCTAAAACCCAAGAAGGTTGCGTACCCTTACAAGTTAATTTTGTTAATAAAACGCCCAACGAAGGAAACCTGACCTATTTATGGGATTTTGGCGACGGCAACACCTCCACGGAACCAAATCCGCATTACACGTATACTTCTGTGGGAAGGTATACCGTAAGCTTAACCGTTACTGATGGGGATAACAGCCAATCTCTTACTAAGGAAAATTTTATCCATATTTACGATGCGCCAGTGGTAAGCTTTACGCCCGATAGTCCCACGGAACAATGCGCTCCATTTGACATACATTTCATAAGCCATATTTCGTCCACCACAACTAACGATAATTACTTATGGGATTTTGGAGATGGCATTTTCAGTACCGACCCAAACCCTGTTCATACCTTTCAACAACCCGGAATATACAGTGTTACATTAATTTATACCGACAAAAATGGTTGCATAAGTAAAACCTCTATCGACGAATTAATTATCGCAAAAAAACCCACGGCTATTTTTGAAGTCAAGGAACGTTTCTCCTGCAAGGGCATTTTAAATACACAATTCAACAACCAATCATACGGAATAGGCGACTTAAGTTATAAATGGGATTTTGGCGATCAACAATTTTCGCACCAGCAAAGTCCGGCACATCAATATACCCAGGCAGGCAGCTACGATGTTTCGTTAACTGTAACAGACGATTTGGGCTGCAGCGACTCCATTGTATTTAAAGAGTTAATAGAAGTAAGCAATACCTTGGCTGGCTTTACCTTAATTGCAGACACTGTTTGCCCCAACACACCCGTATTATTTACCAACACCTCTATAAACAACCGGATAAACAAGTGGGATTTTGGCGACGGAAAAAATTCCACTGAAATCAATCCATCACATATTTATACCCAACCGGGCGATTATGTAGTGGAGTTGGTGATTGAAAACTATGAATGTACAAGTAGAACTACTGCCCTTATTCATGTTGAGGAAGTAAAAGCTGACTTTACAATATCAGATAGTTTTGCATGCCAGGTACCTGTAGATATTACTTACAATGCTACGGGCGACCCAATGGAAAGCTATAACTGGATTTTTGGAAAAGATGAAACCTCAGACCAGAAAACACCTATGCACACCTACACCTCAAGCGAAGAACTCAGTAAACATAAAAAACAAAACCATACCACCACACTTATCGTCACCAGCAAACATGGCTGCAAGGCCAAGGTGGTAAAAAAAGATGTTTTGCAGATAGTGCTGCCACAAGTTAAGATTACCAGCGACAGACCCACATCGGGTTGTACGCCTATCGACATAAAATTTGATCACACCATTACATACGACACACCGCTGGATCATATTAGTGGTATTACCTGGAAAACCGACAAAGGAGATCCGAGCACAGAAGACGCTTTTCATTACACATATAATGAGGTGGGTAAGTACAATGTATACCTGTCTGCCACAACCGAACGAGGGTGCACCGCCAACAGCAGTATCACTATTTCGGCAGGGCAAAAAGTAGAGGCTGACTTTAAGGTTAAGGATAAAAACATTTTTTGTGCCAGCGAGGCAGTAGAATTTATTGATATAACCAACAATGCTCCTCTTTTTGACGATATTGTATGGGATTTCGGTGATGGCATGAAAAGTGAAATGGGCATACCCATGCATCATTATACCGATACGGGCTATATGGATGTAAAATTACAAGTTACCCACAACGGCTGCATCAGTTCCACAAAAAAAGATAAGGCCGTATACATTAAAGGACCTATTGCCAAATACAGCAGAATACAAAATTGCGACTCGCCCTACACCGCCGATTTTACCATCGACCTGATAGATGCAGATTCTTACACCTGTTATTTTGACGATGGTGATTCCATCGTAAATGCAGGAACTAACTTTTCACACACGTATACGCAAAAAGGAATATATGCAGTAGTGCTCAAGGCCCACAAAGCGGGTAGTACCTGCTCGTTTTCCTACCATAACAATATACTAATATCCGACCCACAAGCTGTTTTTGACACCACCGGCACCGGTCCATGTGCCAACACCGCGCTGCGATTCGATGCCAGCCAAAGTAGCGACGCCGCCTCCTTTGATTTCAACGGAATGTATAAAAAATATTTGTGGGATTTTGGCGACAATACCACGGTGGAGTTTAGCGACGACCCTATAGTACATAAATACAAACACAAAGGTACCTTTGTTGCTCAACTAGTGGTAAAGGACCGAAACAATTGTACGGACACCCTACGGAAAGAAATAAAAATTTTTAATCCGCTAAGTAAATTTACTAACGATTATGTAGATGGATGCATGCCTGTTAAATACCAGTTTAATAACTTAAGTGAGCACGAGTTACCTATTACCCGGTGGGAATGGGATTTTGGCGACGGCACCACATCCAACCAGGAAAATCCTACACATGAATACCAGGCTTTTGGCAACTACAATGTGCGACTTTCTCTGACCAACGAAAAAGGCTGTACATCGAGTATGTTGCTTAAAAACGAAATTAAAGTGATAGATCCGCACGCGGCCTTTACAGTTTCTAAACTTAATGCCTGTATCAACGATACACTGCTATTTTGGGATCGATCCAAGAGCAACGTGAGCGACTTTTTATGGGACTTTGGCGATGGAAATCAAAGTACACTCCGAAACCCAAAACATGTATATAGTCATCCGGGCATCTACGATGTATCACTTACAATAACTGACCACCATGGATGCGAGCTCAAACACACCGAACCATCATATATTAATACCGAAGCGCCGCCAGTAGCTCAATTTACCAGTAATCAACAGGAATCCAATTGCTACCCTTTTCCCGTACTGTTTAGTAACGAAACAAACTATTCGAAACCGGGCACCCAAAAATGGATGTTCGGGGATAACCTCGACGGTTCCACCCTAAGTAAACCACAGCACATCTATACCAAACCCGGAAATTATCAGGTGTCGCTAATAGCCTATTCGGCCAATGGTTGCGCCGATACACTCACCAAAGCCGATTTTATCCGCGTTAAAGGACCTTATGCCGAAATTGCACTTCCGGATACTGCCTGTTTTAACAGTGAACTTACATTTGGAGTGAAAAACGAAAATAACCTGTCATCCGTTGTTTGGGACTTCAGGGATGGTAGCATATCAACTGACTTGGAGAGTAAACATAGATATAAGCAATCGGGCTATCTGTACCCCTTATTATTGCTTAAATCAGATAGCAAGTTTGAGTGCAACAAAATAATTACCGATACAATTTTTATTAGGGAACAGGTAAAAGCCAAATTTATTTATCCTGACGACAACAATAGTGGATGTATTCCTTTTAATATGCGTGTTATCAACCAATCTGAAAATGCCGTTAACTATCAATGGCAAAGTGGCAACGGAATGGAGAGCAATGAAGCCAGTCCTTCGTTTGTATACAAAACCAACGGAACCTATCCGCTAAAACTTGTTGCGAAGGACAGTTTTGGTTGTAGCGATACGCTCGTTGATGCTATTACAGCTCATCCCCTGCCTACAATAACTACCTCACCCGATACTTTTATCTGCGTTGGCAACAATTTGTTGTTGCAAGCCTACGGAGGAATTGCCTACCGCTGGGATCATTCACCATATCTGGACGATTTGAACATTGACGCTCCCATAGCCAATCCTGTTAAAAACACCACTTTTAGGGTTAGCGTTACCGACCAAAACTCCTGCGTAAATAAAGATTCTGTACGTGTTACCGTACAGCAAATACCCGTTTTAGAACCCATTGATACCACCATTATTATTGGCGAAACGGTACAGTTAAACCTATACCGCAACAACATTAAAACTTATACCTGGGAAGATGCACCCGGAATATCGTGTACCAATTGCCCAAACCCAATTTTATCGCCCTTAAACAGCACTGAATATATGGTAAGCGTAACCGACACAAGTAATTGTTTTACCGAAGTTTACAAAGCTAAAGTAAAGGTAGAAAAAAAGTATTCGGTAGATGTTCCTACCGCTTTTACACCAAATAATGATAACATAAACGATATAATTTACGTAAAGGGATGGGGACTAAAGAAGCTAGTCTATTTTAGGGTGTTTAACCGCCTGGGACAGATAGTTTTTGAAACAGACAATTTAAAGAAAGGGTGGGATGGCAAATTTAAAGGTAATCCACAAATAGCAGACACTTATAATTACGTTGTAAAAGTAGTGACCTACAACGACGACATGTTAGAGAAAAAAGGATCTTTCAATTTATTAAGATAA